A region of Streptomyces sp. NBC_01267 DNA encodes the following proteins:
- the ctaD gene encoding aa3-type cytochrome oxidase subunit I, with amino-acid sequence MSILNEPQGAAAANDSYESELPVRRKEPGNVVIKWLTTTDHKTIGTMYLVTSFAFFCIGGVLALVMRAELARPGTQIVSNEQFNQAFTMHGTIMLLMFATPLFAGFANWIMPLQIGAPDVAFPRLNMFAYWLYLFGSLIAVGGFITPQGAADFGWFAYSPLSDAVRSPGVGADMWIMGLAFSGFGTILGSVNFITTIICMRAPGMTMFRMPIFVWNVLLTGVLVLLAFPVLAAALFALEADRKFGAHVFDASNGGALLWQHLFWFFGHPEVYIIALPFFGIISEVIPVFSRKPMFGYIGLVAATISIAGLSVTVWAHHMYVTGGVLLPFFSFMTFLIAVPTGVKFFNWIGTMWKGSLSFETPMLWAVGFLITFTFGGLTGVILASPPMDFHVSDSYFVVAHFHYVIFGTVVFAMFSGFHFWWPKFTGKMLDERLGKITFWTLFVGFHGTFLVQHWLGVEGMPRRYADYLAADGFTTLNTISTISSFLLGLSILPFFYNVWKTAKYGKKIEVDDPWGYGRSLEWATSCPPPRHNFTTLPRIRSESPAFDLHHPEIAALDQLENHGAEAALAGGKEAGK; translated from the coding sequence GTGAGCATCCTCAACGAACCCCAGGGTGCCGCGGCAGCAAACGACTCCTACGAGAGCGAGCTGCCGGTACGGCGCAAAGAGCCGGGAAACGTCGTCATCAAGTGGCTGACCACCACTGACCACAAGACGATCGGCACGATGTATCTGGTCACCTCGTTCGCGTTCTTCTGCATCGGCGGTGTGCTGGCCCTCGTGATGCGGGCCGAGCTGGCCCGTCCGGGCACGCAGATCGTGTCGAACGAGCAGTTCAACCAGGCGTTCACGATGCACGGCACGATCATGCTGCTGATGTTCGCGACGCCGTTGTTCGCCGGGTTCGCGAACTGGATCATGCCGTTGCAGATCGGCGCGCCCGATGTGGCGTTCCCGCGGCTGAACATGTTCGCGTACTGGCTGTACCTCTTCGGCTCGCTCATCGCGGTCGGTGGCTTCATCACCCCGCAGGGCGCGGCCGACTTCGGCTGGTTCGCCTACTCCCCGCTGTCGGACGCCGTCCGCTCGCCGGGTGTGGGTGCCGACATGTGGATCATGGGTCTGGCCTTCTCCGGCTTCGGCACGATCCTCGGTTCGGTCAACTTCATCACCACGATCATCTGCATGCGCGCGCCCGGCATGACGATGTTCCGGATGCCGATCTTCGTGTGGAACGTCCTGCTGACCGGTGTTCTGGTCCTGCTGGCCTTCCCGGTCCTCGCCGCCGCACTCTTCGCGCTGGAGGCGGACCGCAAGTTCGGCGCTCATGTATTCGATGCGTCAAATGGCGGCGCGCTCCTATGGCAACACCTCTTCTGGTTCTTCGGCCATCCAGAGGTGTACATCATCGCGTTGCCATTCTTCGGAATTATTTCCGAAGTGATTCCAGTGTTCTCCAGAAAGCCGATGTTCGGATACATCGGCCTGGTCGCCGCCACCATTTCGATCGCCGGTCTTTCGGTGACGGTGTGGGCGCACCACATGTACGTCACCGGCGGTGTGCTGCTGCCGTTCTTCTCCTTCATGACCTTCCTGATCGCAGTGCCGACCGGTGTGAAGTTCTTCAACTGGATCGGCACGATGTGGAAGGGGTCGCTGTCCTTCGAGACACCGATGCTCTGGGCCGTCGGCTTCCTGATCACCTTCACCTTCGGTGGTCTGACCGGCGTGATCCTGGCCTCGCCCCCGATGGACTTCCACGTCTCCGACTCGTACTTCGTCGTCGCGCACTTCCACTACGTCATCTTCGGCACCGTGGTCTTCGCGATGTTCTCCGGATTCCACTTCTGGTGGCCGAAGTTCACCGGCAAGATGCTGGACGAGCGACTGGGCAAGATCACCTTCTGGACGCTGTTCGTGGGCTTCCACGGCACGTTCCTGGTGCAGCACTGGCTGGGTGTCGAGGGCATGCCGCGGCGTTACGCGGACTACCTCGCCGCTGACGGCTTCACCACGCTCAACACGATCTCGACCATCAGCTCCTTCCTGCTGGGCCTGTCGATCCTGCCGTTCTTCTACAACGTCTGGAAGACCGCCAAGTACGGGAAGAAGATCGAGGTCGACGACCCGTGGGGCTACGGGCGTTCGCTCGAATGGGCGACGTCCTGCCCGCCGCCCCGGCACAACTTCACCACCCTGCCGCGGATCCGTTCCGAATCCCCGGCGTTCGACCTGCACCACCCTGAGATCGCGGCTCTCGACCAGCTCGAGAACCACGGTGCCGAAGCGGCCCTCGCCGGTGGCAAGGAGGCGGGCAAGTGA
- the ctaC gene encoding aa3-type cytochrome oxidase subunit II, whose translation MSPNGSDRSSRRPMRRKLPQVLTAGLILVTATGCSYKDFPRLGMPTPVTEEAPRILSLWQGSWAAALATGVLVWGLIIWSVIFHRRSRTKVEVPPQTRYNMPIEALYTVVPLIIVSVLFYFTARDESKLLSLSPKPAHTVNVVGFQWSWGFNYIEDVDGNPATGNAAKTAELSDIPDRFTKQFPKGAEGVYDVGTPATRNPQNGNPGPTLWLPKGEKVRFVLTSRDVIHDFWVVPFLMKMDVVPGHTNSFEVTPNQEGTFRGKCAELCGVDHSRMLFNVKVVSPERYKQHLKDLANEHQKGYIPAGIAQTGHAKNAETNNL comes from the coding sequence GTGAGTCCCAACGGCTCCGACCGCTCGTCGCGGCGCCCGATGCGGCGGAAGCTGCCGCAGGTGCTGACTGCGGGCCTGATCCTTGTGACCGCTACAGGTTGCTCGTACAAGGATTTCCCCCGCCTTGGTATGCCCACCCCGGTAACGGAAGAGGCACCTCGGATCCTCTCCCTCTGGCAGGGCTCGTGGGCGGCAGCGCTCGCCACGGGCGTGCTGGTGTGGGGGTTGATCATCTGGAGTGTCATCTTCCACCGGCGTAGCCGGACCAAGGTGGAGGTACCTCCGCAGACGCGGTACAACATGCCCATCGAGGCGCTGTACACCGTGGTCCCCCTCATCATCGTCTCGGTGCTCTTCTACTTCACCGCCCGCGATGAGTCGAAGTTGCTCAGCCTCTCGCCGAAGCCCGCCCACACGGTCAACGTGGTCGGCTTCCAGTGGAGCTGGGGCTTCAACTACATCGAGGACGTGGATGGGAACCCGGCCACGGGCAACGCTGCGAAGACCGCTGAGCTGTCCGACATTCCGGACCGCTTCACCAAGCAATTCCCCAAGGGGGCCGAAGGCGTCTACGACGTCGGCACTCCGGCAACCCGGAACCCGCAGAACGGCAACCCGGGTCCCACCCTGTGGCTGCCGAAGGGGGAGAAGGTCCGCTTCGTTCTGACTTCGCGCGACGTCATCCATGACTTCTGGGTGGTGCCGTTCCTCATGAAGATGGACGTTGTTCCGGGCCACACCAACTCCTTCGAGGTGACTCCCAACCAGGAAGGCACCTTCAGGGGCAAGTGCGCTGAGCTCTGCGGCGTAGACCACTCCCGGATGCTCTTCAATGTGAAGGTCGTCTCTCCGGAGCGCTACAAGCAGCACCTCAAGGACCTGGCGAATGAGCACCAGAAGGGCTACATCCCCGCCGGGATCGCGCAGACTGGCCACGCCAAGAACGCGGAGACGAACAACCTGTGA